The following proteins are co-located in the Diaphorobacter sp. HDW4B genome:
- a CDS encoding SPOR domain-containing protein, with amino-acid sequence MLRIAVIVLLLANAGYYAWSQGMLRDMGYGPTVQSEPQRLNQQIDPQKMQVTPVSVAAQASASAASATVAAASAASAPASTPSAPASAASVAVAAAPTPVPAASAPAPATPPQRTVCLQAGSYDEQQMQTLRIAAQSALPANSWRFDPTPVPGRWMVYIGKLPDDDAVAKKRSELKNLQIDYDRPGAAFEPGLSLGRFSTDEAAQRALSQLTSKGVRTAKVVVERKETNVYTLRLPTADDALRAKAEGQLRTALLGKPLKHCGT; translated from the coding sequence ATGCTGCGCATCGCCGTCATCGTTCTGCTGCTCGCCAATGCGGGCTACTACGCATGGTCGCAGGGCATGCTGCGCGACATGGGCTACGGCCCGACCGTGCAGTCCGAGCCCCAGCGGCTGAACCAGCAGATCGATCCGCAGAAGATGCAGGTGACGCCCGTGAGCGTGGCCGCGCAGGCATCAGCCTCGGCTGCGTCAGCGACTGTTGCGGCAGCTTCTGCAGCATCGGCACCCGCGTCCACGCCCAGCGCGCCAGCCAGTGCCGCGTCCGTCGCTGTGGCTGCTGCTCCAACGCCCGTGCCCGCCGCATCAGCGCCCGCTCCTGCCACGCCACCGCAACGCACGGTCTGCCTGCAAGCGGGCTCGTACGACGAGCAGCAGATGCAGACCCTGCGCATCGCCGCCCAAAGTGCGCTGCCGGCCAACAGCTGGAGGTTCGACCCCACGCCCGTTCCCGGTCGCTGGATGGTCTACATCGGCAAGCTGCCCGATGACGACGCCGTCGCCAAGAAGCGCTCCGAACTCAAGAACCTGCAGATCGACTACGACCGCCCCGGCGCGGCCTTCGAGCCCGGTCTGTCGCTGGGCCGTTTCTCGACGGACGAAGCCGCACAGCGCGCGCTCTCGCAACTGACGTCCAAGGGCGTGCGCACCGCCAAGGTCGTGGTCGAGCGCAAGGAGACCAACGTCTACACCCTGCGCCTGCCCACCGCCGATGATGCGTTGCGAGCCAAGGCCGAGGGCCAGTTGCGCACCGCCCTGCTCGGCAAGCCGCTCAAGCACTGCGGTACTTGA
- a CDS encoding biotin--[acetyl-CoA-carboxylase] ligase translates to MSDDSARNASAARPPIRWPSEAIWQAVVGSVPDFSVEVVPSIDSTNTELMRRARAGRCEPILLVTEEQTAGRGRLGRPWQSQETEHAEDHGPASLMMSLGLPIRPKEWSGLSLAVGVSVADSIQPEIPRDDSGVPRVGLKWPNDLWLSGDRKFGGILVETASFVAPQGMYATEPDNALRYVVVGIGLNVLPRPGDGMTTQPACLTEIDARWTAPEALLAIIPPLIQTLQTFARTGFAPFKQRFEQRDLLRGRTVNLSNGESGEARGVSDDGTLLVETAAGVQAITSADISVRPAGQPLPGPSA, encoded by the coding sequence GTGAGCGACGACAGCGCGAGAAACGCCTCGGCCGCACGCCCGCCCATCCGCTGGCCTTCGGAAGCCATCTGGCAGGCTGTGGTGGGCTCCGTGCCCGATTTCAGCGTCGAGGTCGTGCCCTCCATCGATTCGACCAACACCGAACTCATGCGCCGCGCGCGCGCCGGGCGCTGCGAACCGATTCTGCTGGTCACCGAAGAGCAGACCGCAGGCCGTGGCCGCCTCGGCCGCCCCTGGCAAAGCCAGGAGACCGAGCATGCCGAGGACCATGGCCCCGCATCGCTGATGATGTCGCTCGGCCTGCCGATCCGCCCCAAGGAGTGGTCCGGCCTGTCGCTGGCCGTGGGTGTGAGCGTGGCGGACAGCATCCAGCCCGAGATTCCGCGCGATGACAGCGGCGTGCCGCGCGTCGGCCTCAAATGGCCCAACGACCTGTGGCTGTCGGGCGACCGCAAGTTCGGCGGCATCCTGGTCGAGACCGCGAGCTTCGTCGCCCCGCAAGGCATGTACGCCACCGAGCCCGACAACGCACTGCGCTATGTGGTGGTCGGCATCGGCCTGAACGTGCTGCCGCGCCCCGGCGACGGCATGACGACGCAGCCCGCCTGCCTCACCGAAATCGACGCCCGCTGGACCGCGCCCGAAGCGCTGCTCGCCATCATCCCGCCGCTCATCCAGACGCTGCAGACCTTTGCGCGCACCGGCTTTGCGCCGTTCAAGCAACGTTTTGAACAACGCGACCTGCTGCGTGGACGCACGGTAAATCTGAGCAACGGCGAAAGCGGTGAAGCGCGCGGCGTGAGCGATGATGGCACCCTGCTGGTCGAAACCGCTGCGGGCGTGCAGGCCATCACCAGCGCCGACATCAGCGTGCGACCGGCCGGTCAGCCGCTGCCGGGACCATCGGCATAA
- a CDS encoding SET domain-containing protein-lysine N-methyltransferase: protein MARNAPSNIPTIPPGRRIQTRRSGVHGKGVFALEDIAEGEVLIEYIGEVIGWQEAQDRHPHDPKQPNHTFYFHVDEDRVIDAKRGGNSARWINHSCDPNCFADEIDGRIFITALRNIHAGEELNYDYGLIIEERYTPKLKAEYPCWCGSDDCRGTLLAPKRGWAPKGMEPVKTKKKAEKPASEAKSDAKKIAESSKKSEKKTAKPSDKKAEKKADKKSDKPTTSDKKPAKNKDKKPTKAKDSKK from the coding sequence ATGGCCCGCAACGCACCCTCGAATATCCCGACTATCCCGCCGGGCCGCCGCATCCAGACTCGCCGCTCGGGCGTGCATGGCAAGGGCGTCTTTGCTCTGGAGGACATCGCGGAGGGCGAAGTTCTCATCGAGTACATCGGCGAGGTCATCGGCTGGCAGGAAGCGCAGGATCGGCATCCGCACGATCCCAAGCAGCCCAATCACACGTTCTATTTCCATGTGGACGAAGACCGCGTCATCGATGCCAAGCGCGGCGGAAACTCCGCGCGCTGGATCAACCACAGCTGCGATCCCAACTGTTTTGCAGATGAAATCGACGGCCGGATTTTCATCACTGCCCTGCGCAATATCCACGCAGGCGAAGAGCTCAATTACGACTACGGCCTGATTATCGAAGAGCGTTATACCCCGAAACTCAAAGCCGAATATCCCTGCTGGTGTGGCAGTGATGACTGCCGCGGCACCCTGCTGGCCCCCAAGCGCGGCTGGGCGCCCAAGGGCATGGAGCCGGTGAAAACGAAGAAAAAAGCCGAAAAACCTGCTTCCGAAGCCAAATCGGATGCAAAAAAGATAGCTGAATCCTCCAAAAAATCCGAGAAGAAGACGGCCAAGCCGTCCGACAAGAAGGCAGAGAAGAAGGCCGACAAGAAATCCGACAAGCCCACGACCTCGGACAAAAAACCCGCAAAAAACAAGGACAAGAAGCCAACCAAGGCCAAGGACAGCAAAAAGTGA
- a CDS encoding DNA topoisomerase III — translation MNKTLVIAEKPSVAQDIVRALTPVAGKFDKHEDHFENDRYVVTSAVGHLVEIQAPEQFDVKRGKWSFAHLPVIPPFFDLKPVDKTKTRLNAVVKQAKRKDVTELINACDAGREGELIFRLIEQYAGGAKGALGKPVQRLWLQSMTPQAIRDGFNQLRSDKQMQGLANAARSRSEADWLVGINGTRAMTAFNSRDGGFFLTTVGRVQTPTLSLVVEREEKIRKFVSRDYWEVHAGFHAEAGEYLGKWFDPKWKKSEDAEARADRLWNHKDAVAIAEAVRGKPATVTEESKPTTQASPLLFDLTSLQREANGKFGFSAKTTLALAQSLYERHKALTYPRTDSRALPEDYLPVAKQTFDMLAHSGMRHLAPFAQQAINDNYIRPSKRIFDNSKVSDHFAIIPTTQAPSGLSEAEQKLYDLVVRRFMAVFFPSAEHQVTTRISQVVGHSFKTEGKVLVKPGWLAIYGKEAANEVEGGKEGDKGQPLVAVKPGETPRTEHADAKGLKTKPPARYSEATLLGAMESAGKQIDDDELREAMQEKGLGTPATRAAIIEGLITEKYMLREGRELIPTAKAFQLMTLLRGLGVEELSRADLTGEWEYKLSQMEKGQLSREAFMQQIQAMTEKLVKKAKEYDRDTIPGDYATLETPCPNCGGVVKENYRRFACTGKAGGDGAGCGFSFTKSPAGRTFETQEAETLVRDRRIGPLEGFRSKAGWPFTAEVAIVCDEENNNYKLEFDFGDDKADEESGELVDFSAQESLGKCPVCGAPVYEHGANYVCSKSVPTQAQPTPSCKFKSGKIILQQPIERTQMNKLLETGKTDLLDKFVSMRTRRAFKAFLVWDANESKVNFEFEKRDSKFPPRKTAAGAAAKTPAAKKTTAAAKKAPAAKKAATKKAPAAGTLKPSAELAAVIGDGTVSRPEVVKKIWDYIKANNLQDPADKRSVIADAKLLPVFGKDKVTMFEIAGIVGKHIS, via the coding sequence ATGAATAAAACGCTGGTCATTGCAGAAAAACCGTCGGTTGCACAAGACATCGTGCGTGCCCTCACGCCCGTTGCCGGCAAGTTCGACAAACACGAAGATCATTTCGAGAACGACCGCTACGTGGTCACCAGTGCCGTGGGCCATCTGGTCGAGATCCAGGCCCCCGAGCAGTTCGATGTGAAGCGCGGCAAATGGAGCTTTGCGCACCTGCCGGTGATTCCGCCGTTCTTCGACCTGAAGCCGGTCGACAAGACCAAGACGCGCCTGAACGCCGTGGTCAAGCAGGCCAAGCGCAAGGACGTCACCGAACTCATCAACGCCTGTGACGCGGGCCGCGAAGGCGAGCTGATCTTCCGCCTGATCGAGCAATACGCGGGCGGTGCCAAGGGCGCTTTGGGCAAGCCGGTGCAGCGCCTGTGGCTGCAGAGCATGACGCCGCAAGCGATCCGCGACGGCTTCAACCAGCTGCGCTCGGACAAGCAGATGCAGGGCCTGGCCAACGCCGCCCGCAGCCGCTCCGAGGCCGACTGGCTGGTCGGCATCAACGGCACGCGTGCGATGACCGCGTTCAACTCGCGCGATGGCGGCTTCTTCCTGACCACCGTGGGCCGCGTGCAGACGCCGACGCTGTCGCTGGTGGTCGAGCGCGAAGAAAAGATTCGCAAGTTCGTGAGCCGCGACTATTGGGAAGTGCACGCAGGCTTTCACGCCGAGGCGGGCGAGTATCTGGGCAAGTGGTTCGACCCCAAGTGGAAGAAGAGCGAAGACGCCGAAGCCCGCGCCGACCGCCTGTGGAACCATAAGGACGCCGTGGCAATTGCCGAGGCCGTGCGCGGCAAGCCAGCGACCGTCACCGAAGAATCCAAGCCCACCACGCAGGCATCGCCGCTGCTGTTCGACCTGACCAGCCTGCAGCGCGAGGCCAACGGCAAGTTCGGCTTTTCCGCCAAGACCACGCTCGCGCTTGCGCAGAGCCTGTATGAACGCCACAAGGCGCTGACCTACCCGCGTACCGATTCGCGCGCGCTGCCTGAGGACTATCTGCCGGTCGCCAAGCAGACCTTCGACATGCTGGCGCACAGCGGCATGCGCCATCTCGCACCGTTTGCGCAGCAGGCGATCAACGACAACTACATCCGTCCGTCGAAGCGCATCTTCGACAACAGCAAGGTGTCGGATCACTTTGCCATCATCCCGACCACGCAGGCACCAAGCGGCCTGTCGGAAGCCGAACAGAAGCTGTACGACCTGGTCGTGCGCCGCTTCATGGCAGTGTTCTTCCCGAGCGCCGAACACCAGGTGACGACCCGCATCAGCCAGGTCGTGGGCCACAGCTTCAAGACCGAAGGCAAGGTGCTGGTCAAGCCGGGTTGGCTGGCCATCTACGGCAAGGAAGCGGCCAACGAAGTCGAAGGCGGCAAGGAAGGCGACAAGGGCCAGCCGCTGGTGGCCGTCAAGCCCGGCGAAACGCCGCGCACCGAACATGCCGATGCCAAGGGTTTGAAGACCAAGCCGCCCGCACGCTACTCGGAAGCCACGCTGCTGGGCGCGATGGAAAGCGCGGGCAAGCAGATCGACGACGATGAATTGCGCGAAGCCATGCAGGAAAAGGGCCTGGGCACACCAGCCACGCGCGCGGCCATCATCGAAGGTTTGATCACCGAAAAATACATGCTGCGCGAAGGCCGCGAGCTGATCCCCACGGCCAAGGCGTTCCAGCTCATGACGCTGCTGCGTGGCTTGGGCGTGGAAGAACTCTCGCGCGCCGACCTGACCGGCGAGTGGGAGTACAAGCTCTCGCAGATGGAAAAGGGCCAGCTCTCGCGCGAAGCCTTCATGCAGCAGATCCAGGCGATGACGGAAAAGCTCGTCAAGAAGGCCAAGGAATACGACCGCGACACCATCCCCGGCGACTACGCGACGCTGGAAACCCCATGCCCCAACTGCGGCGGCGTGGTCAAGGAAAACTACCGCCGCTTTGCCTGCACCGGCAAGGCCGGTGGCGATGGCGCAGGTTGCGGTTTCTCGTTCACCAAGTCGCCCGCAGGCCGCACGTTCGAAACGCAGGAAGCCGAAACGCTGGTGCGCGACCGTCGCATCGGCCCGCTGGAAGGCTTCCGCTCCAAGGCGGGTTGGCCGTTCACGGCCGAAGTCGCCATCGTGTGCGATGAAGAGAACAACAACTACAAGCTCGAATTCGACTTTGGCGACGACAAGGCCGATGAAGAGTCGGGCGAACTGGTCGACTTCTCCGCGCAGGAAAGTCTGGGCAAGTGCCCGGTCTGCGGCGCGCCCGTGTACGAGCATGGCGCGAACTATGTGTGCAGCAAGTCCGTTCCCACGCAGGCGCAACCCACGCCGAGCTGCAAGTTCAAGAGCGGCAAGATCATCCTGCAGCAACCCATCGAGCGCACGCAGATGAACAAGCTGCTGGAAACCGGCAAGACCGATCTGCTCGACAAGTTCGTGAGCATGCGCACGCGCCGCGCGTTCAAGGCCTTCCTGGTGTGGGATGCCAATGAAAGCAAGGTGAATTTCGAATTCGAGAAGCGCGACTCGAAGTTCCCACCGCGCAAGACGGCAGCAGGTGCGGCAGCGAAGACTCCTGCAGCCAAGAAGACCACGGCAGCGGCCAAGAAAGCGCCTGCTGCGAAGAAGGCCGCGACCAAGAAGGCACCTGCGGCAGGCACTTTGAAGCCAAGCGCAGAGCTGGCCGCGGTGATCGGCGACGGCACCGTCTCACGCCCCGAAGTGGTCAAGAAAATCTGGGACTACATCAAGGCCAACAATCTGCAGGATCCGGCGGACAAGCGTTCGGTGATTGCCGATGCGAAGCTGCTACCTGTCTTCGGCAAGGATAAAGTGACGATGTTTGAAATTGCTGGCATTGTCGGCAAGCACATCAGCTGA